One window of the Rubinisphaera margarita genome contains the following:
- a CDS encoding FecR domain-containing protein: MNDERLSQLIDSWRDDDLSEEQADELNQILRESEEARRKFSAESRFHGLLHCAAAEDAVQRVSELSAATLQTGSRTSRATSWPAWRMMLSAIAAGLFVAIGFQWWHWSSESGSVATLTSSENAAWESELPTTPGSELTPGVLSLRTGVATVRFHSGAEVIVEAPAQLQLISSMRGKLLSGAAVIDVPDSAIGFVIETPDGYAVDYGTRFAVRVDQQEQQSNFEILEGEIVVHHPSNGEELRLTGQGKAARVSAESVIAIDLQQQDDSPEPDLNVVRIDTQGRSSSAVRNNKRRKYIHPDFLSVKNTEGGKWDHRSYFDFDLSTVDLNQAGSARLRLNLVPSHLGFATRLPRINRFGIYGLTNPVKSNWSMTSLWEESPGPEDGVLLGTFEVPRSQQQGSFGIRNDELLDFLKQHQVDGSVTLILVRETTQIEGNVPGLTHMFASDSHPEYVGPMLEFVMTR, from the coding sequence ATGAATGATGAGCGGCTGAGCCAGTTAATCGACTCATGGCGTGATGATGATCTCTCTGAAGAGCAGGCCGACGAGTTGAATCAGATCCTTCGTGAGTCGGAAGAAGCGCGTCGGAAGTTCTCGGCGGAATCGCGGTTTCACGGCCTGTTGCACTGCGCAGCGGCAGAGGATGCCGTTCAGCGAGTCTCAGAGCTGTCTGCTGCGACCTTGCAAACCGGAAGCCGAACATCTCGAGCCACTTCGTGGCCCGCATGGCGGATGATGCTTTCAGCGATCGCAGCCGGCCTGTTTGTCGCAATCGGGTTTCAGTGGTGGCATTGGTCCTCCGAGTCCGGCTCTGTTGCAACGCTGACGTCGAGTGAGAACGCGGCCTGGGAAAGCGAGTTGCCAACAACACCGGGGTCGGAGTTAACGCCAGGCGTGCTGAGCTTGCGGACGGGTGTCGCCACGGTACGGTTTCATTCGGGCGCAGAGGTGATCGTTGAAGCACCAGCGCAACTGCAGTTGATATCCTCAATGCGCGGCAAGTTGTTGTCCGGGGCGGCTGTGATCGATGTGCCAGACTCGGCAATAGGGTTCGTGATCGAAACGCCCGATGGCTACGCCGTGGATTACGGGACTCGATTTGCAGTGCGCGTCGACCAACAAGAGCAGCAATCGAACTTTGAAATCCTCGAAGGCGAGATCGTTGTCCATCACCCCAGCAACGGCGAAGAGCTGCGTTTGACCGGTCAGGGCAAAGCTGCGCGAGTCTCCGCGGAGTCGGTGATCGCCATCGATCTCCAGCAGCAGGACGACAGTCCAGAACCGGACTTGAACGTTGTTCGCATTGATACCCAGGGGCGATCGAGTTCCGCTGTACGGAACAACAAACGGCGGAAGTACATTCATCCGGATTTCCTGTCTGTGAAGAATACAGAAGGCGGAAAGTGGGATCACCGTTCGTATTTCGATTTCGACCTTTCAACGGTGGACTTGAACCAGGCGGGCTCGGCACGGTTGCGGCTCAATCTTGTCCCCAGCCACCTTGGATTTGCGACCCGTCTCCCCCGAATCAATCGTTTTGGTATTTATGGATTGACGAACCCTGTCAAATCCAATTGGTCGATGACGAGTCTCTGGGAAGAATCGCCAGGGCCGGAAGATGGCGTCCTGCTGGGAACTTTTGAAGTCCCTCGCAGTCAGCAACAAGGCAGCTTTGGAATACGGAACGACGAACTGCTGGACTTCCTGAAGCAGCATCAGGTTGATGGATCAGTCACGCTGATTCTTGTTCGCGAAACAACTCAAATCGAAGGCAACGTCCCAGGTCTGACTCACATGTTCGCAAGTGATTCGCATCCCGAGTACGTAGGGCCAATGCTGGAGTTTGTCATGACCCGGTAG
- a CDS encoding DUF1552 domain-containing protein, whose amino-acid sequence MINRRSFIQTLGGGALALPLLESTALATAASAKGTPSRLLIVGNPYGAHPEHFFPTQFGKDFRFPKTISSLEWLRDRISILSHTDHNMKSGHGREISFLSGVLPEMSAAFPEKNMSIDQIVARRVGANTRYASLHACLGRSIRMSWNANGVDIKPFNDVQRMYDHLFQNLTVQERQTAKQLLHQNRSVLDAVHEQFAGVRKRASRNDQVRLDLYANSLRDMEKNLVNREQWVDRDKPSLDLSEYFQGSDITIENDYNAVFDMVTYAFQTDLTRVAVVGYSPELNYTDVDGVNRGYHGCTHNGKKADTVAELVAIESFQVEQMARCLKKLDETPEPNADGSMLDYTVVLFGSGMGYGGTHSNKNLPILVAGGGLEHCGHVDTRDSSGNNMPLCNLYLTLLQHFGLEYEQFNQSTTAFDFKPGKA is encoded by the coding sequence ATGATTAATCGACGTTCATTTATCCAGACTCTTGGAGGTGGCGCGCTCGCTCTTCCGTTGCTTGAGTCGACCGCTCTGGCGACAGCGGCTAGCGCAAAGGGCACGCCTTCGCGCCTGCTGATCGTAGGCAACCCGTATGGTGCTCATCCGGAACACTTCTTTCCAACGCAGTTCGGCAAAGACTTCCGTTTTCCCAAAACGATCAGTTCGCTGGAGTGGCTGCGTGATCGGATCAGCATCCTGTCGCACACAGACCACAACATGAAAAGTGGACATGGACGGGAAATCTCATTCCTGAGCGGTGTGTTGCCGGAAATGAGTGCGGCGTTTCCTGAAAAGAATATGTCGATCGATCAGATTGTGGCTCGTCGTGTCGGTGCCAATACCCGCTACGCTTCGTTGCATGCCTGCCTGGGGCGAAGTATCCGGATGAGCTGGAATGCGAACGGTGTCGATATCAAGCCGTTTAATGACGTGCAAAGAATGTACGACCATCTGTTCCAGAACCTGACCGTACAAGAGCGGCAAACGGCGAAGCAGTTGCTGCATCAAAACAGGAGCGTTCTGGACGCTGTCCACGAACAGTTTGCCGGCGTGCGCAAACGCGCATCACGGAACGACCAGGTCCGATTGGACTTGTACGCCAATTCGTTGAGAGACATGGAGAAGAATCTCGTCAACAGAGAACAATGGGTCGATCGCGACAAACCCTCTCTCGATCTTTCGGAGTACTTTCAGGGAAGCGATATCACCATCGAGAACGACTACAACGCGGTTTTCGACATGGTGACCTATGCGTTTCAAACGGATCTCACTCGCGTTGCCGTCGTTGGTTATTCTCCAGAGTTGAACTACACCGACGTCGATGGTGTTAACCGTGGCTATCACGGCTGCACGCATAACGGCAAGAAGGCAGATACCGTCGCTGAACTGGTTGCGATTGAATCGTTCCAGGTCGAGCAGATGGCTCGCTGTCTGAAGAAGCTCGATGAGACTCCCGAACCAAATGCCGACGGCAGCATGCTGGACTACACGGTCGTGCTGTTCGGCAGTGGCATGGGCTACGGAGGCACGCACTCCAACAAAAACCTTCCAATCCTGGTCGCCGGCGGCGGCCTGGAACATTGCGGTCACGTCGACACGCGCGATTCCAGTGGCAACAACATGCCGTTGTGCAATCTGTACCTGACGTTGCTTCAGCATTTTGGTCTCGAATATGAGCAGTTTAATCAAAGCACGACGGCGTTCGATTTCAAACCCGGCAAAGCGTAG
- a CDS encoding DUF1588 domain-containing protein → MTRQEGARLQQFLQKQIVLFEERVEQPLETPPRRLNNREFENSIRDVLRLEHIGTHDPLAMLPGDTLYNGFDTHGESLGMSEFHLDQQVTAIRRVLDNVILSGEQPSSKQLTATADQMFVVDTGNRRRVDKTIRRDEGVELKDPADQVYCENFPHTESAGWYRITVKAKALDRHVYSQDETGIYDGDPLILRMELGSRHVDLPLVEGAMQEFTATHWLAENTSIRFSFQTDGLRLIGNGNFKFQHRIAHDYIETHNPDLYQRIVEQEIPNANVRSAQPNHWVHWVSYWQGPRPLLSRVEIEGPFYKSWPPQRQVALVGKQPKVANAAAILKPIAQRAWRREVSDEELAPILRLVESHSSSLGELGAIKEGIVAIFVSPSFLLLNSEDVTPEELFAVKLSYLLGSTTPDAELVTRVRKGELDSFEAVRDELKRRIANGKADEFLREFPYGWLELDRINFMSPDVDQYPLYEKKRLNEDMVNEVLALFRHVAENNRPLPELLSGDYSFVNADLAKVYGLEDVPSDSVLRKVTFRDGKRGGLLGAAAFLTLTADTLSTSPIHRAVFVMENLMGIHPSPPPADVEILEPDVRSARTIREVLEAHKSDATCAACHRNIDPFGYAFENFDPVGAWRDEYIAVSQTAEAVALPKKRRNREPSFEAIPIDASSTFVSGAQYKDITEFRQLMQSDSNRDRFVRCFVTKVLTYANGIEPENFTAVESIVEQSASHDYRSIETLAAIINSPLFRERKTPESGREK, encoded by the coding sequence ATGACCAGGCAGGAAGGCGCCAGGCTTCAACAGTTTCTGCAAAAGCAAATCGTGCTTTTTGAAGAGCGCGTTGAACAACCGCTGGAAACACCGCCGCGACGATTGAATAATCGTGAGTTCGAGAACAGTATTCGTGATGTTCTTCGCCTCGAGCACATTGGCACCCACGATCCACTGGCCATGCTGCCCGGAGACACTCTGTATAACGGGTTTGATACCCACGGTGAGTCACTCGGCATGAGCGAGTTTCATCTCGATCAGCAAGTCACCGCCATCCGGCGGGTGCTGGACAACGTCATCCTCTCAGGCGAACAACCCTCATCGAAGCAGTTGACAGCCACCGCTGATCAGATGTTTGTTGTCGACACTGGCAATCGACGACGTGTTGACAAGACAATCCGTCGTGACGAGGGTGTTGAACTGAAAGACCCTGCAGATCAAGTCTATTGCGAAAACTTCCCGCACACGGAATCCGCTGGCTGGTATCGGATCACCGTGAAAGCCAAAGCACTCGACCGGCACGTCTACTCGCAGGACGAGACGGGTATTTATGACGGCGATCCATTGATTCTGAGAATGGAACTGGGGAGTCGCCATGTCGATTTACCGCTGGTCGAAGGAGCAATGCAGGAATTCACCGCGACCCACTGGCTGGCTGAAAACACGTCAATCAGGTTCTCATTCCAAACAGACGGACTGCGACTGATCGGCAATGGCAACTTCAAATTCCAGCATCGGATCGCTCACGATTACATCGAGACGCACAATCCAGACTTGTATCAACGCATCGTCGAGCAAGAAATCCCCAATGCAAACGTTCGAAGTGCTCAACCGAATCATTGGGTTCACTGGGTTTCGTATTGGCAGGGGCCACGACCTCTTTTGTCGCGTGTGGAAATTGAAGGCCCGTTCTACAAATCGTGGCCGCCGCAACGACAGGTCGCTTTAGTTGGCAAGCAGCCAAAGGTCGCCAATGCGGCCGCGATCCTGAAGCCGATCGCCCAGCGAGCCTGGCGTCGTGAAGTCTCCGATGAGGAACTGGCACCGATTCTCCGGCTGGTTGAATCTCATTCCTCATCGTTGGGAGAACTCGGTGCGATTAAAGAAGGCATCGTGGCCATTTTCGTTTCGCCTTCCTTCCTGCTGCTGAACTCCGAAGACGTGACTCCCGAAGAACTGTTTGCCGTCAAGCTCAGCTATTTGCTCGGCAGCACCACACCGGACGCGGAACTGGTTACCCGAGTCCGCAAGGGAGAACTCGATTCGTTTGAGGCCGTTCGCGATGAGCTGAAGCGACGGATTGCAAACGGCAAGGCGGACGAGTTTCTTCGCGAGTTCCCGTATGGATGGCTGGAACTGGACCGCATCAATTTCATGTCGCCTGATGTTGACCAGTATCCCCTGTACGAGAAAAAGCGGCTCAATGAAGATATGGTCAACGAAGTGCTGGCGTTGTTTCGTCACGTCGCGGAGAACAATCGGCCGCTCCCGGAGCTGCTCAGTGGCGACTACTCCTTTGTGAACGCCGACCTGGCGAAAGTCTACGGGCTTGAAGATGTCCCCAGCGATTCAGTGCTGCGGAAGGTCACCTTTCGCGACGGCAAACGCGGCGGCTTGCTGGGCGCTGCGGCTTTTCTGACGCTGACGGCCGATACGCTCAGCACCTCGCCCATCCATCGCGCGGTTTTCGTGATGGAGAATTTGATGGGCATCCATCCTTCCCCGCCGCCCGCAGATGTGGAGATTCTGGAACCCGATGTTCGCTCTGCGCGAACGATTCGAGAAGTACTGGAAGCCCACAAGAGCGACGCAACCTGTGCTGCGTGCCATCGGAACATTGATCCCTTCGGATATGCTTTTGAAAACTTTGATCCGGTCGGTGCATGGCGTGACGAGTACATTGCGGTATCGCAGACAGCGGAAGCTGTTGCCCTTCCTAAGAAACGCCGCAACCGCGAGCCTTCATTTGAAGCAATACCGATCGACGCGTCTTCCACGTTTGTCAGCGGTGCCCAGTACAAAGACATCACCGAATTCCGCCAGCTGATGCAAAGCGATTCCAACCGCGACCGCTTCGTCCGCTGCTTCGTCACGAAGGTCCTGACATACGCGAACGGAATCGAACCGGAGAATTTCACCGCAGTGGAATCGATCGTCGAGCAATCCGCCTCACACGACTACAGAAGCATCGAAACGCTCGCAGCCATCATCAACAGCCCCTTGTTCCGGGAACGCAAAACACCGGAGTCCGGGCGCGAGAAATGA